In one window of Candidatus Scalindua sp. DNA:
- the ahbC gene encoding 12,18-didecarboxysiroheme deacetylase, whose translation MIGISKLYCGTVEPSDALRYGRDSKTLPSHLLQFSKDKKPVVVWNVGQRCNLKCVHCYSQSKDIAYPNELTTKEAKSMIDGLAEYGAPVILFSGGEPLMREDLMELITYARDKGLRAVISTNGTMITEDKAEELKKFGLSYVGISLDGLKETNDKFRGIEGAFDDALQGIRNCLKLGIKVGLRFTINKRNAQDIPGIFDLIEKEKIPRVCFYHLVYSGRGSRLMEEDLSHEETREVVDLIIDKTKEAHDRGNKIEVLTVDNHADGPYIYQRLLKEDPKRAAEVLELLKWNKGNSSGHGLACVSWDGAVHADQFWREYTFGNVRERKFGEIWEDKSNELLMKLKDKKQYVTGRCSKCKWLDICGGNFRARAEAYYGDIWEPDPACYLTDEEIGLLVDEPLAVK comes from the coding sequence ATCTTTTACAATTTTCCAAAGATAAAAAGCCGGTAGTTGTATGGAATGTTGGCCAGAGATGCAATCTTAAGTGCGTGCATTGCTACTCTCAATCAAAGGATATTGCATATCCAAATGAGTTGACAACAAAAGAGGCGAAATCGATGATTGACGGTCTTGCAGAGTATGGTGCACCCGTTATCCTCTTTTCCGGGGGAGAACCCTTGATGAGAGAAGATCTGATGGAGCTGATTACCTATGCCCGTGACAAGGGGTTAAGGGCTGTTATCAGTACAAACGGAACAATGATTACTGAAGATAAGGCGGAAGAATTAAAAAAATTCGGACTTTCATATGTTGGAATAAGCCTTGACGGCTTAAAAGAGACCAACGATAAATTCCGTGGTATTGAAGGTGCCTTTGATGATGCATTGCAGGGAATCAGGAACTGCTTGAAGTTGGGAATAAAAGTAGGACTTCGTTTCACCATTAATAAACGAAACGCGCAGGATATACCGGGAATATTCGACCTTATTGAAAAAGAGAAGATTCCAAGGGTCTGTTTCTACCACTTAGTCTATTCCGGAAGAGGCTCCAGATTGATGGAAGAAGATTTGTCACATGAAGAAACCCGTGAAGTTGTCGATCTCATTATTGACAAAACGAAAGAGGCTCATGACCGTGGAAACAAGATAGAAGTCTTAACGGTTGATAATCATGCCGATGGCCCCTACATTTATCAAAGGTTGCTCAAGGAAGATCCAAAGCGTGCGGCAGAAGTACTTGAATTGTTAAAGTGGAATAAGGGGAACAGCTCCGGACACGGACTTGCCTGTGTGAGCTGGGATGGAGCCGTTCATGCTGATCAATTCTGGAGAGAGTATACGTTTGGAAATGTGCGTGAACGGAAATTCGGTGAAATCTGGGAGGATAAATCAAACGAACTTCTGATGAAGCTCAAAGACAAAAAACAGTATGTTACCGGCCGATGTTCCAAGTGTAAGTGGCTTGATATATGTGGCGGCAATTTCAGGGCACGTGCCGAGGCGTACTATGGCGATATATGGGAACCTGATCCGGCATGCTATCTGACAGATGAGGAAATAGGTCTGCTTGTGGATGAACCGTTAGCAGTCAAATAG
- a CDS encoding alanine--glyoxylate aminotransferase family protein, whose product MKKTYLFTPGPTQVPPEVTLAEASPMIHHRTNEFSTIFANVSEDLKYLFQTKNGEVFTFASSGTGGMETCVVNALSSGEKVIVVRSGKFGERWAQICNVFGVEVIPVDVESGKAVNPQLLEDLLKKENDVKAVFVTQSETSTGVLHDIESIAKVVKGHNVLLIVDAITGIGVHPLMIDDWKIDIAVTGSQKGCMLPPGLAFVCVAPSAWESIEKSKLPKYYWDLKKMRKNLGNKTTAYTPAVSLIMAAGKALSMIKEEGIENVWKRHARLAHATREGIKALGLELFAGDASSNVLTSIKVPEGFKIDAAIKKLRDETGVTITGGQDELKGKIFRVGHMGYVNEFDIILVISAVERCLYENGYKIELGRGVSRVQEVLYKQ is encoded by the coding sequence ATGAAGAAAACCTATCTGTTCACACCCGGGCCAACACAGGTCCCCCCAGAAGTAACATTGGCTGAAGCAAGCCCAATGATCCATCACAGGACAAACGAATTTTCTACCATATTTGCAAATGTCTCAGAAGATTTAAAGTATCTTTTTCAGACAAAGAATGGTGAAGTCTTTACGTTTGCTTCATCAGGCACCGGGGGAATGGAGACGTGTGTTGTTAACGCCTTATCTTCTGGAGAAAAGGTAATTGTTGTCAGAAGCGGTAAATTTGGTGAAAGATGGGCTCAGATCTGTAACGTATTCGGGGTAGAAGTGATTCCGGTTGACGTGGAATCAGGAAAGGCGGTAAATCCTCAACTCCTGGAAGATCTTCTCAAGAAAGAGAATGATGTAAAAGCGGTTTTTGTTACCCAAAGTGAGACTTCTACCGGAGTGCTTCACGATATTGAGAGTATTGCGAAGGTGGTAAAAGGCCATAACGTATTGCTCATTGTAGATGCGATCACGGGTATCGGTGTTCACCCTCTCATGATTGATGACTGGAAAATTGATATTGCTGTAACCGGTTCCCAGAAGGGTTGCATGTTACCTCCGGGTTTGGCTTTTGTGTGCGTGGCGCCAAGTGCATGGGAAAGCATCGAGAAGTCAAAACTACCGAAATACTATTGGGATCTTAAGAAGATGAGAAAGAATCTCGGAAATAAGACCACCGCGTATACACCTGCTGTCTCACTCATCATGGCAGCTGGTAAGGCCTTAAGCATGATCAAGGAAGAGGGGATTGAAAATGTCTGGAAAAGACACGCACGATTGGCACATGCGACAAGAGAGGGTATAAAAGCCCTCGGTCTTGAACTTTTTGCAGGAGATGCTTCAAGCAACGTCCTCACTTCGATTAAAGTCCCTGAGGGATTTAAAATAGACGCAGCCATTAAGAAGCTCAGGGATGAAACGGGAGTTACCATAACGGGTGGACAGGATGAGCTCAAGGGGAAGATCTTTAGAGTTGGGCATATGGGGTATGTTAACGAATTTGATATAATACTTGTTATTTCGGCTGTCGAAAGATGTTTATACGAGAACGGATATAAGATAGAGCTGGGTAGAGGAGTATCCAGGGTGCAGGAGGTGCTGTATAAACAGTAA
- the trpC gene encoding indole-3-glycerol phosphate synthase TrpC, translated as MILDKIYTHKLKEVSEIKERIPLEILMKRCRKPSAMGAFGKAIKGDEGMRIIAEVKRASPSAGIIRKDFDYIDIAAQYESGGASAISVLTDREFFKGDLSYLAEVRERVKIPLLRKDFLIDPYQIYEARAAGADAVLLIARLLTTEQIDSFLSIAHDLGMECLVEIHNTKELEQVLETGSNIIGINNRDLDTFETNLETSLKLRALMPDGKIFVSESGIKTRSDVRRLEDAGFDAILVGETLMRSNNISLKMRELLGGKAPLYPTT; from the coding sequence GTGATTTTAGATAAAATTTACACACATAAACTGAAGGAAGTTTCAGAAATAAAAGAACGTATACCGCTAGAAATTCTGATGAAAAGGTGCAGAAAACCTTCTGCCATGGGGGCGTTTGGCAAGGCCATAAAAGGGGATGAAGGGATGAGGATTATTGCGGAAGTTAAAAGGGCGTCACCCTCTGCGGGTATAATCCGTAAAGATTTTGACTATATTGATATTGCAGCACAATACGAATCAGGCGGTGCCTCCGCAATATCAGTCCTGACGGATAGAGAGTTTTTCAAGGGAGACTTGAGCTATCTGGCCGAGGTGAGGGAACGGGTAAAGATACCTCTTCTCAGAAAGGACTTTCTTATTGATCCTTATCAGATATACGAGGCAAGGGCAGCAGGCGCTGACGCAGTTTTGCTTATTGCACGACTGCTTACAACGGAACAGATCGATTCGTTTCTCTCTATTGCTCATGATCTTGGTATGGAGTGCCTGGTAGAGATACACAATACGAAGGAGCTGGAACAGGTTCTTGAAACGGGATCAAATATTATCGGAATCAATAACAGGGATCTGGATACATTTGAGACAAACCTTGAAACTTCGCTGAAATTACGTGCTCTCATGCCAGATGGAAAGATTTTCGTAAGTGAAAGCGGCATAAAGACGAGGTCAGATGTCAGGAGGCTTGAAGATGCAGGCTTTGATGCGATATTAGTAGGAGAAACTCTTATGCGCAGTAATAACATTTCTTTGAAGATGAGAGAGTTGCTGGGGGGGAAGGCACCGTTGTACCCAACGACATGA
- the hemA gene encoding glutamyl-tRNA reductase, which yields MNLHTIGLNHKSAPIEIREKLAFSASSIPIALSSLTQSFPSSEAVILSTCNRVEVYGASPDDSLNKESLLGFFSAFHGLPKEKFAEHMYHYQNLNAVKHLFFVTSSLDSLVVGESQILSQVKEAYMTSISQEATGTILNQLFQRALSVAKDIHTCTNISKGKVSVSTVAVEFAIKIFKDFSDKTVFIIGAGEMCELVLKHLVEKGAKTTIVANRSFDKAQALADEYQGKAINYELLEEYLPQADIIISSTAAPHYVIHTEHIKNAIKTRRGNPMLLIDIAVPRDINPEIARIDNVYLYNVDDLQTVVNKNIDEREKEMNECQIIIDKEVEKFMAWFEELKIGPAIAQLRNHFHKIGEDELQRLRPKLENIAHEEWELIVYSVQRTLNKILHKPAKVGKEKAKNGGGYKYVETIKSLFGIHHHHNDEQK from the coding sequence ATGAATTTACATACTATTGGCCTTAATCATAAATCCGCTCCTATAGAAATAAGGGAAAAGCTTGCATTCAGTGCATCTTCGATACCAATAGCACTCTCTTCCCTTACTCAATCTTTTCCCTCATCGGAAGCAGTCATATTGTCTACCTGCAACCGCGTAGAAGTCTATGGAGCATCACCAGACGACAGCCTGAACAAGGAGTCATTGCTTGGCTTCTTTTCCGCCTTTCATGGATTACCCAAAGAGAAATTTGCCGAGCACATGTACCATTACCAAAACCTGAACGCTGTCAAGCATCTCTTTTTTGTCACCTCCAGCCTTGATTCGCTGGTTGTCGGAGAGTCACAGATACTTTCCCAGGTTAAGGAAGCATACATGACTTCGATTTCTCAGGAAGCAACCGGCACCATTCTCAACCAACTGTTCCAACGCGCCCTCAGTGTTGCCAAGGACATACATACCTGCACAAATATCAGCAAGGGGAAGGTATCAGTAAGTACCGTTGCGGTTGAATTTGCCATCAAGATATTCAAGGATTTTTCCGACAAGACGGTATTCATCATCGGTGCGGGTGAAATGTGCGAGCTTGTTTTAAAACATCTCGTGGAAAAAGGAGCAAAGACAACAATCGTCGCTAATCGAAGTTTTGATAAAGCACAGGCTCTTGCAGATGAATACCAGGGTAAAGCAATTAATTATGAATTACTTGAAGAGTATCTCCCTCAAGCAGATATTATAATCAGCTCTACCGCAGCCCCTCACTATGTTATCCATACAGAACATATTAAGAATGCAATCAAGACACGCAGAGGAAATCCCATGCTGCTTATAGATATTGCGGTTCCCAGAGATATAAATCCTGAAATAGCGAGGATCGACAATGTTTATCTGTATAACGTTGATGATCTCCAGACGGTCGTCAACAAAAACATAGACGAAAGAGAAAAGGAGATGAATGAGTGCCAGATCATCATTGATAAAGAGGTGGAAAAATTTATGGCGTGGTTTGAAGAACTGAAGATCGGGCCGGCTATCGCACAATTAAGAAACCATTTCCACAAGATTGGTGAAGATGAGCTGCAGAGACTAAGGCCAAAACTTGAAAATATTGCCCATGAAGAGTGGGAACTCATCGTATATTCTGTGCAACGTACCCTGAATAAGATTCTTCACAAACCTGCGAAAGTAGGAAAAGAGAAGGCAAAAAATGGTGGTGGTTATAAATATGTAGAGACGATAAAGAGTTTGTTCGGCATCCACCATCACCACAATGATGAGCAGAAGTGA
- a CDS encoding cytochrome c biogenesis protein yields the protein MSDPIQYIFIATIVFYLLDSIWEIGTIFHPNKFSRKAANYFIASGLCLHSVFLLATCLRSGNLPITTLFESATFYLFLIVLISVALKYLYRFPSITIFLMPAITGFSIAAVALVGNSLSLTYELKRFWQFAHIIPIFLGYSTFTVSFILSIMYLTQERQLKKKTFGPLFDSLPSLETLDAFMWKTITLGFPLLTIGLASGTVWAKTSNILGELWYLDSTVLLGFLTWLIYAALLHLRLGASFHGTKVALVTVIGFIVVVFTFISPFFLGSRHAYIETSATLKNEIPVVETAPEETPLIDVPEKDVSFSNINF from the coding sequence ATGTCCGATCCCATTCAATACATATTTATAGCTACAATAGTGTTTTATCTGCTCGATTCAATCTGGGAAATAGGCACTATTTTTCACCCGAATAAGTTCAGCAGGAAGGCGGCTAACTATTTTATAGCATCAGGGTTATGCCTACATTCAGTATTCCTGCTAGCCACATGCTTACGGTCAGGCAATTTACCAATAACTACCCTGTTTGAATCTGCAACTTTCTACCTGTTTCTCATTGTTTTAATTTCTGTAGCGCTCAAATATTTATACAGATTTCCATCGATAACAATTTTTTTAATGCCTGCTATTACTGGATTTTCTATTGCTGCTGTTGCACTTGTAGGAAACAGTCTGTCGCTCACCTATGAGTTAAAACGATTCTGGCAATTTGCCCACATAATCCCGATTTTTTTGGGCTATTCAACCTTCACCGTCTCCTTTATCCTCAGCATCATGTACCTTACTCAGGAGCGGCAGCTGAAGAAAAAAACATTTGGTCCCCTTTTCGATAGTCTGCCGTCGCTTGAAACCCTGGACGCATTCATGTGGAAGACCATAACATTGGGTTTCCCCCTTTTAACGATCGGCCTTGCCTCGGGTACGGTATGGGCAAAGACATCAAACATACTCGGCGAACTGTGGTACCTGGATTCAACGGTACTGCTGGGCTTCCTTACGTGGCTCATTTATGCAGCACTCCTGCATTTAAGATTGGGAGCCTCGTTTCATGGAACTAAAGTAGCGCTTGTTACTGTCATAGGATTTATTGTTGTCGTTTTCACCTTTATCAGCCCGTTTTTTCTGGGATCAAGACATGCTTATATCGAGACTTCAGCTACTCTCAAAAACGAGATACCCGTAGTAGAGACAGCACCTGAAGAGACACCGCTGATCGATGTGCCGGAGAAAGATGTCAGTTTTTCAAACATTAACTTTTAA
- a CDS encoding cbb3-type cytochrome c oxidase subunit I — MSVIYFFLAASIGAYLMFCQRRSYHLHQMHVHLMMLGWMSMMIYGVGYHIIPRFNGNPLAFPLLANIHFWWANIALVCFVSMWGHGGYNKGPEKALAVLNVAGILLFVINILFSLRKPKEA, encoded by the coding sequence ATGAGTGTAATATATTTTTTTCTTGCCGCATCAATAGGTGCTTATTTGATGTTTTGTCAAAGGAGATCGTATCATCTGCACCAGATGCATGTTCATTTAATGATGTTGGGGTGGATGTCAATGATGATTTACGGAGTAGGATATCACATCATACCAAGGTTCAATGGGAACCCTTTGGCTTTTCCCCTGCTTGCGAATATCCATTTCTGGTGGGCAAATATTGCCTTAGTGTGTTTTGTAAGCATGTGGGGACATGGTGGATATAACAAGGGTCCTGAAAAAGCTCTTGCTGTACTCAATGTAGCTGGTATACTATTGTTTGTCATAAATATCCTGTTTAGTTTGAGAAAACCGAAAGAAGCGTGA
- a CDS encoding NifU family protein → MADMTDMKERVQKSLNSIRPALQADGGDVELVDVVDGIVKVRLKGACGTCPSALMTLKQGIEVRVREDIPEIKSVESV, encoded by the coding sequence ATGGCAGATATGACAGATATGAAAGAAAGAGTTCAAAAATCATTGAATTCGATTCGACCTGCTCTGCAGGCTGACGGCGGAGACGTCGAACTTGTTGATGTTGTTGACGGTATTGTTAAAGTGAGGTTAAAGGGGGCCTGTGGCACATGTCCCAGTGCACTTATGACCCTCAAGCAGGGCATAGAGGTGAGAGTGAGAGAAGACATTCCTGAAATTAAATCTGTTGAGTCGGTATGA
- the rnc gene encoding ribonuclease III has translation MTVTKDNKELCEKLTECQEQLGYFFENARLLENALTHTSFKTHYNPSNERLEFLGDAVLGMVVSEYLFNRFPDYSEGKLTKIKSVVVSRITLAKVGIEMNLTQYISVGKGLLSTSTLPRSLIANVLEAIIAAIYLDGGLVKVTNFIINNLESEVDIVCNNQHEKNYKSILQHFCQKQHGFTPKYKIIKQSGPDHKKTFEVVAMLDKVEYSKGFGNCKKDAEQEAAKKTLELFEFNIDQQ, from the coding sequence ATGACAGTTACCAAGGATAACAAAGAGCTCTGTGAAAAACTAACAGAGTGTCAGGAACAACTAGGCTATTTTTTCGAAAATGCCAGACTGCTTGAAAACGCACTGACACACACGTCCTTCAAGACGCATTACAATCCCAGTAATGAAAGGTTGGAGTTTCTCGGTGATGCAGTTTTAGGGATGGTAGTGTCCGAGTACCTTTTTAATAGATTTCCCGATTATTCTGAGGGAAAGCTGACGAAAATAAAATCCGTTGTCGTAAGCCGTATAACCCTTGCCAAAGTGGGCATTGAAATGAATTTAACACAGTATATTTCTGTCGGAAAAGGATTACTGTCTACCAGCACTCTTCCTAGATCACTGATCGCAAACGTCCTGGAAGCAATCATTGCCGCAATATATCTTGATGGAGGTCTGGTGAAAGTCACCAACTTCATCATTAACAACCTGGAGAGTGAAGTTGACATTGTATGCAACAATCAGCATGAAAAAAACTACAAATCCATTCTGCAGCATTTTTGTCAGAAACAACACGGGTTTACACCCAAATACAAAATTATCAAGCAGTCAGGACCTGATCACAAAAAGACGTTTGAAGTAGTTGCGATGCTTGACAAGGTTGAATATAGTAAAGGTTTTGGAAACTGCAAAAAAGACGCGGAACAAGAAGCGGCAAAAAAAACATTGGAGTTGTTTGAGTTCAATATAGATCAACAGTAA
- a CDS encoding NYN domain-containing protein: MTSETTARFRQRLGIFVDVQNMFYSAKSLHQSKIDYSKLLLEIVDNRYLIRAIAYAVHKPDVDQSSFTDALERLGYEIKTKELRLRPDGTAKGDWDMGIAIDSIAIAPKLDTIVLVSGDGDFVPLVEMLKAQGCRVEVVSFRRSTAIELIEASTKYIAIEESMLFKEKKFVKNDSYQG; the protein is encoded by the coding sequence ATGACAAGTGAAACAACCGCGAGGTTCAGGCAGCGATTGGGCATATTTGTGGATGTGCAGAATATGTTTTATTCGGCAAAATCTCTGCATCAATCTAAAATCGATTACAGCAAACTGCTGCTTGAAATTGTAGACAACAGGTATTTAATTCGGGCAATTGCATATGCTGTCCACAAACCGGATGTTGACCAGTCGAGTTTCACCGATGCTCTTGAACGTCTGGGTTACGAAATAAAAACCAAAGAATTACGCCTGAGGCCCGACGGTACTGCCAAAGGAGACTGGGATATGGGGATTGCAATTGACTCAATTGCAATTGCACCCAAGCTTGACACCATTGTCCTTGTCTCAGGAGACGGAGACTTTGTGCCTCTTGTTGAGATGCTGAAGGCGCAGGGCTGCCGCGTTGAAGTCGTCTCTTTTCGAAGAAGCACTGCCATAGAACTCATTGAAGCTTCAACGAAATATATTGCAATTGAAGAATCAATGCTCTTTAAGGAAAAAAAATTCGTTAAAAATGACAGTTACCAAGGATAA
- the pheA gene encoding prephenate dehydratase: MDLKKLRGKIDLLDMKIVELLNERAHVVTEIGEIKKVTNAKVYAPEREKQVYDKIVANNKGPLSDKCIMSIYRELMAGSIALEKPLKVAYLGPEGTFSYFAAQAKFGHAVEYVSLSGIEAVFKEVVKKRTDYGVVPIENSTEGGIRETLSMFTECDVKVCAEIVMPIHHYLMANCAIDKIKKIYSKSQVFSQCKMWLSDNFKKVDLLDVGSTAEAVAIAVREPNSAAIAHSEMAELYGIKTLRQNIEDSPNNVTRFFVLSSDFPPSTGRDKTAIMCYIKNEIGALHKILEPFRAHNINLTDIEPLPTKKKVWDYCFYIDFMGHATDENVRKTLLEVNKTCIDLKIIGSFPEGYRAE; encoded by the coding sequence ATGGATTTGAAAAAATTAAGAGGAAAAATTGATCTGCTGGATATGAAGATTGTAGAACTTCTTAATGAAAGGGCGCATGTTGTTACGGAGATTGGAGAAATTAAGAAAGTTACCAATGCTAAAGTATACGCTCCTGAGAGAGAAAAACAGGTCTATGATAAGATAGTAGCAAACAATAAGGGCCCCTTGAGTGATAAATGCATTATGTCCATTTATAGAGAACTCATGGCGGGGTCTATTGCCCTTGAAAAGCCATTAAAGGTTGCTTATCTGGGTCCTGAGGGCACATTCAGCTATTTTGCGGCTCAGGCAAAATTTGGTCATGCGGTTGAGTATGTGTCGTTGAGTGGAATCGAAGCAGTTTTCAAAGAAGTGGTAAAGAAACGGACTGACTATGGTGTTGTTCCTATTGAGAATTCTACTGAAGGGGGCATCAGGGAAACGTTAAGTATGTTTACTGAGTGTGATGTGAAGGTTTGTGCGGAGATTGTTATGCCTATCCATCACTATCTGATGGCGAATTGTGCCATTGATAAGATAAAGAAGATTTACTCAAAATCTCAGGTATTTTCTCAGTGTAAGATGTGGTTGTCAGACAACTTTAAAAAAGTTGATCTTCTGGATGTGGGAAGCACGGCCGAAGCAGTTGCAATTGCAGTCAGAGAACCTAACTCTGCAGCAATTGCTCATTCTGAAATGGCAGAGCTGTACGGAATTAAAACACTTCGGCAGAACATAGAGGACAGCCCTAATAATGTTACCCGGTTTTTTGTCTTGAGTTCAGACTTTCCTCCCTCAACCGGACGTGACAAAACAGCGATTATGTGCTATATAAAAAACGAGATAGGTGCTCTCCATAAAATACTGGAACCTTTTAGGGCGCACAATATAAATCTGACCGACATAGAGCCTTTACCCACAAAAAAAAAGGTCTGGGATTATTGTTTTTATATAGATTTTATGGGACATGCAACTGATGAAAATGTCAGGAAGACACTTCTGGAAGTGAACAAAACATGTATAGACCTGAAGATAATCGGTTCTTTTCCAGAGGGGTATAGAGCGGAATGA
- the tpiA gene encoding triose-phosphate isomerase — protein MKKCFVVGNWKMNLTLKEAVNLTAKLSDPAVDVGARVEVGVCPSFVYLKDICEVLRDSNIRVGAQNMCSEKSGAFTGEVSGAMLVDVGCSYVILGHSERRTIFHEANSLINAKLHTAFFYDLHPILCVGESLEERETNRTEEVVGGQLAESLKGGTGEQANNLTIAYEPVWAIGTGKTATPEQANSVHSFIRSMLKEQFGETAARGVRILYGGSVNQANAMALLRQPEIDGALVGGASLDSESFSRIISEAFKVEKSR, from the coding sequence ATGAAAAAGTGTTTTGTCGTTGGCAACTGGAAGATGAATCTGACTTTGAAAGAAGCGGTAAATTTAACTGCGAAGCTGTCTGATCCGGCAGTGGATGTCGGGGCAAGGGTTGAAGTCGGTGTGTGTCCCTCTTTTGTGTATTTAAAGGATATTTGCGAAGTGCTCAGAGACAGTAATATCCGTGTTGGAGCACAAAATATGTGCTCTGAAAAAAGCGGTGCATTTACGGGTGAAGTTTCAGGAGCGATGCTTGTGGATGTGGGGTGTTCATATGTAATTCTTGGTCACTCTGAGCGGAGAACAATTTTCCATGAAGCAAATTCGCTTATTAATGCCAAGCTGCATACCGCTTTTTTTTATGATTTACATCCTATTCTGTGCGTAGGGGAGAGCCTGGAAGAACGGGAAACAAACAGAACTGAAGAAGTGGTAGGGGGGCAACTGGCGGAATCTTTAAAGGGAGGGACGGGAGAACAGGCCAATAACTTAACGATTGCATACGAACCTGTTTGGGCAATAGGGACAGGGAAAACGGCAACACCGGAACAGGCGAATTCTGTGCATTCCTTCATTCGAAGCATGCTGAAAGAGCAATTTGGAGAGACGGCTGCACGGGGAGTTCGGATTCTCTATGGTGGCAGTGTGAATCAGGCGAACGCAATGGCGCTCTTACGCCAACCTGAGATTGACGGTGCTTTAGTGGGCGGTGCAAGCCTGGATTCGGAATCTTTTTCCCGTATCATTTCGGAGGCTTTCAAGGTAGAAAAATCTCGATAG
- the secG gene encoding preprotein translocase subunit SecG encodes MKFKWILAIVIIFGLIAMFFAFQWSGVLKVTLIASCVILVGVVLLQSGKGGGLAAIGGFSDQSAFGTKTGTVLGKITYLIGAAFIFTTILLTKLTLTSMHGTGVVSERPHEMLQQVPHEAHDDHEGHDHEGHDHEGHDHEGHDHSSHSNAQPEEAGGIVIDEQSMGMKGVGTTGEKKEVNNEVMKGVEEEK; translated from the coding sequence ATGAAATTTAAATGGATTCTTGCAATTGTGATTATTTTCGGTTTAATTGCAATGTTTTTCGCTTTTCAGTGGTCGGGTGTTTTAAAAGTGACACTCATTGCTTCGTGTGTTATCTTGGTCGGTGTTGTCTTGTTGCAATCCGGGAAGGGGGGAGGGTTAGCAGCCATAGGGGGATTTTCTGATCAGTCAGCGTTTGGGACTAAGACGGGGACTGTTTTAGGTAAAATTACCTACCTTATTGGAGCGGCATTCATTTTTACTACTATCCTGCTGACGAAGCTGACTCTTACTTCAATGCATGGAACAGGGGTTGTATCCGAACGTCCACATGAGATGCTGCAGCAGGTTCCTCATGAGGCACATGATGATCACGAAGGACATGATCACGAAGGACATGATCATGAAGGACATGACCATGAAGGGCATGATCACAGCAGCCATAGCAACGCGCAACCTGAAGAGGCAGGCGGAATTGTGATTGATGAGCAGTCGATGGGTATGAAGGGTGTCGGGACGACAGGTGAGAAAAAAGAGGTAAATAATGAGGTTATGAAGGGTGTTGAAGAAGAGAAATGA
- a CDS encoding YicC family protein produces the protein MIKSMTGFGSAESKSDDKTVHVEIRSLNNKYLKINTKIPESLTGFEDRIGKLLKAVLMRGTVNLSIDYKVLKQEPRCFINKDVLKEYYQLISEIRDEISFKQDVSFESLIALPGVLEYKKDIGDEVSGDDGWTELEALIRSAIQDLDAMKQAEGENLQLDIEKWTKRISLLTDSIESESGSVVQKYRDRIQKRVQSLLEGTGIGIETEDLYREVAVFADRCDISEELGRLRSHLALFWDAMEKEEPAGRKLEFIVQEMFREANTIASKANNTDIVRQVIEIKTEIERIKEQVLNIE, from the coding sequence ATGATTAAGAGCATGACGGGGTTTGGGAGTGCTGAGTCAAAGAGTGATGATAAAACTGTTCACGTTGAAATACGCTCGTTGAATAATAAATACCTGAAAATTAATACTAAAATTCCGGAATCGTTAACCGGTTTTGAAGACAGGATTGGTAAATTATTGAAAGCGGTCCTGATGCGTGGTACTGTTAATTTGTCAATTGATTATAAGGTGTTGAAACAAGAGCCTCGCTGTTTTATCAATAAAGATGTGCTAAAAGAGTACTATCAACTCATTAGTGAGATTCGTGATGAAATATCTTTTAAACAGGATGTATCGTTTGAAAGTCTTATTGCTCTCCCTGGAGTGTTAGAGTACAAAAAGGATATTGGGGACGAAGTGAGTGGTGATGATGGCTGGACTGAATTGGAGGCATTGATACGCTCTGCGATACAGGATCTGGATGCCATGAAACAGGCTGAAGGTGAAAATCTTCAGCTGGACATAGAAAAATGGACAAAGCGGATTTCTCTCTTGACTGACAGTATTGAAAGTGAGTCGGGCAGTGTGGTCCAGAAATATAGAGACCGTATCCAGAAAAGGGTGCAATCTTTACTGGAAGGGACAGGTATCGGTATTGAGACAGAGGATTTGTATAGAGAGGTTGCTGTCTTTGCTGACCGGTGCGATATTTCTGAGGAATTAGGGAGGTTGAGAAGCCACCTCGCACTGTTTTGGGATGCAATGGAAAAAGAGGAACCGGCAGGAAGGAAACTCGAATTTATCGTACAGGAGATGTTCCGTGAGGCGAATACGATAGCGTCCAAGGCAAATAATACCGACATTGTGAGGCAGGTAATCGAAATAAAAACAGAAATCGAGCGGATAAAAGAACAGGTTTTAAATATCGAATAA